The following nucleotide sequence is from uncultured Draconibacterium sp..
GCAGATCCGAGACCAACAAAAACATTGAACGGCTTTGCAACCTGGACCAAAGTTCCGGCCATAAATGCTTCGCTCAGTGTTACGGCTAATTTAATGCAAACAAGTTATCTCGACGGGCAAGTGTACGGAGCACGATTATCAAAAGATTTGGTTTCAGGGAAATTGTATACCATGTTGCATTATCGTTGGGTAGATTTTCAATATGTAAATACTTTAACTAATTTGCAGCAGCACATTGGCGAGATTGATTTGTCGTATCAGTTTAATAAAAAACTATACCTGTCGGCCAATTACGAGGCAACATTTCAAGACCAACAGTTGTTTAACAGAGTGTACCTTAACTTGAGAATTAAATTTTAAACTATAAAAAGAATGATGAGGATGAAGACGAGTAGAATAGTGGTGATTCTTGCGGTTGCTACTATGTTTTTAGCGTGTGTAAGAAATAAAAATGCAAATTCGGTTCAGAATCAAACCCAGAATCAGAGTGAATTTAACATGATTAAAGTTTCGGAGGTAATTCAGGGAGGTAATTATACTTATATAAGCGCCAAAGAAAATGGTGCGGATAAGTGGATTGCAGTGTCAAAACAAGAGGTGAATCCGGGAGAAGTTTTATACTACTACGATGCATTGCCCATGGAAAATTTCCATAGTAAAGAGATTGATAAAACTTTTGATGTAATTTATTTTGTAAATAACATCAGCAAAAATCCGCAAAGTTCTGGAAATGCAACAATGGCTAATCCGCATGCAGGAACTGTACCACCACACAACGGAAAAGTTGAAGCTAGTGATGCTGAAGTTGAAATAAGTAAAGCAGATGGAGAACTGAAGATTGCCGATGTTTTTGCGAACAAAGCCGATTACAGTAGCAAAGAATTTGAGATTCGTGGTTCAGTTGTAAAAGTAAATGAGCAGGTAATGGGAAAAAACTGGGTACACATTCAGGATGGCACCGGTACCGATGGTAAATTCGATCTGACAATTACAACACAAGCCGACGTTAAAGTTGGTGACGTGGTAACTTTTAAAGGAAAACTTACGTTGGAAAAAGATTTTGGCGCCGGTTATTTCTACGATGTAATTATGGAAGATGGATCCCTGATTGAAAAAGAGGGAACACAGATTTAGTGAATATCTTTATATCCTTTAATGGCTTCGAGATAAGCTGTTAAAGGATATAACTTTTCATCGTACCACAACGATGCAAAATACAATCCGATAGGGGCTTTTTTAAGCCCGTTTTTTTTGTAGTAAACGTCAAGCCACACCAAACCTTTTTCGATCTCTGGTTTCGATTTTATGCCGTTCAAAGCTGCAACGGCAAGTGCTGTTTCTTCCATCGAACCTTGAATGCCATAGTCTCCACCCCAACTGCCATTTTCGTTCTGAGCTTTTAGTAGGAAGTTGGTTCCGGCATCAATCATTTTCTGAATTCTTTCAGTTAAAGCAGATCCAACAGTTAACATTGGTTTTGCTTTCTGAAAATAGCTGAGTACCCGCGCTGTTCCGTAAACCGGATTTTCATGATTTTTGGTATGCTGGTTGCCAAACCAAAGCGGGAACCACGAACCATTTTCTTTTTGATGTTTTTCCAGATAATCGACAGCTTTGTTTATGGCTGAATTGTAGTGCTTTTTCTGTTTTGAATTCAGCTCCGCTTTATAAATGTCCAGAAGTTTGGCAAGTGCCCAAACACAGTGCCCCGTTAAATCGGCACAACTCTGATCGAAAGGTAATTTACCCCAGCCCCGCGAAAAAGTAGGGAATCCACCATCGTTATTTTGGAGTTGCAACAACCATTCTCCGCCAACTAAAATCTCCTCTCTTATTGTGTGGTGCGGAGCAAGCTCCAAAAGAGCCAGAATTGCTCCCGGCGTATCGTCGCAATCGGGGACCGATCCCGAATAATTTGTCCAGCCCCAGCCTCCCGGCGAAGTGCCGTTGAATGGATGAATTGTTTTATTCTGTACGGAAAGCAAATGATTAACAATTCGTTTTTGCTGTGTCTTGGTCAGGACTTCATTTTTTCGATTTCCTAAAGCTTTAACACTTAATGTGGTTACCCATGTTGAGAGATCGATGTCGATTGGCCAACTGCCATCTTCGCGTTGTGTACGCTTCAAAAAGGCAATGCCTTTGTCAACTACAACCGAATCTCTGAATCCTGCATTAATCAGGCTCAATGCTACAAAAGCAGTCAATGGAATCGCTTCCAAAAAACCGCCGCTTTCCGGAAGTGATCGTTCCAGAATTTTAAGGGCTTTCTTTTCTGCCTTAGTCCGGATGGCACGTGTTAATCCGTTCGATTTTTTCTTGCGGAACACCACAATTCCAACAGCAATAAGTGCCGGAATTGCATAACTGACCACACTTAAATTTAACAAACGGTAAAACCGGCGAGGTAACAAAGCCAGCTCGAAAGGCAGTTGTGGAATGTGCTTAAAACCATCGTCGCCGGGAATACCGCAAAGTGCGCA
It contains:
- a CDS encoding prenyltransferase/squalene oxidase repeat-containing protein, whose amino-acid sequence is MKKEELEIRFKELSDILLGELNDEGFWSGELSSSALGVAVAVAALHFHDATLHQPEIEKGLKWLSLNQNSDGGYGDTPESPANISTSLLSYAALNLYANNTEVKATQQKLADYLLTQNVDVRSDQVAKVILNHYQKDYTFSVPILTLCALCGIPGDDGFKHIPQLPFELALLPRRFYRLLNLSVVSYAIPALIAVGIVVFRKKKSNGLTRAIRTKAEKKALKILERSLPESGGFLEAIPLTAFVALSLINAGFRDSVVVDKGIAFLKRTQREDGSWPIDIDLSTWVTTLSVKALGNRKNEVLTKTQQKRIVNHLLSVQNKTIHPFNGTSPGGWGWTNYSGSVPDCDDTPGAILALLELAPHHTIREEILVGGEWLLQLQNNDGGFPTFSRGWGKLPFDQSCADLTGHCVWALAKLLDIYKAELNSKQKKHYNSAINKAVDYLEKHQKENGSWFPLWFGNQHTKNHENPVYGTARVLSYFQKAKPMLTVGSALTERIQKMIDAGTNFLLKAQNENGSWGGDYGIQGSMEETALAVAALNGIKSKPEIEKGLVWLDVYYKKNGLKKAPIGLYFASLWYDEKLYPLTAYLEAIKGYKDIH